Genomic DNA from Schistosoma haematobium chromosome 1, whole genome shotgun sequence:
GCAAGGATTATTATTCTTTAGACCAGTAAGATATCGATATCCAAATGTCTAAGTGTAATTGACGATTGTTTTCTACGTAGATAAACATACATTTCACAACGGTCAGTGAATTGTATTTATACAGATTTTTCTAATACAGTTCCAAGAGGTGTTTGTTCAAAGTAAAACCACCTTGTCTGATGGTatataaatgaatcaaatttaAAGCTATAAAATTAGAAAAGGCGATCGTAAAATAATACTTGGCGAAAAACGTAAAGTAACGAAAAgataattcatatattttgtCAAATTATTAGGCTTTTAGAAATAACGGGATCATCCACAGTGACAATCATTTTAACCTTTCTAACAACTGTTTAgggtaaatatatattttcaaaaattcTTAGAAGATATGATGCagttataaaattattcatgGACGTATTTCTCCATAACTTGAGCATATTTAACACCTACAGAGAGCCATCTAAGTTCACATCAATAATTTGTTCTTTTCTTATAAATTAGTAATCAGTAGTTTAGCAAGAGGCCTTCATATTTTGTTAAAGCCCTATTTCCCTAAAGCCAACATGGTACATATAAGGATTAAATAACTCACTTTTAAGCAGTATTATTTCTAAGCAAAATACTATCACTAACAATATCGCTGCACATATCATTAGGAAAcatgtaaaaataaaagaacGATAAActaaactttattttaaaatacgAAGGTTTCTAACCAAAAGAAAAGTGAAGAGTGAGTTACTCTATAAACTTCGTCTTTCCGTATTGCTTAAGGCAACCAAAAATACCTTATGAACTATTTCGCTAGTACTTGAATAATTTTACACCTAGAAACAAACTGTTCACACTATAAGCTTTGCTATAACATGTTTGGGGGTACAAAATCGGTTACAAAACACTTTACCTTAGATGTTCAGCAACTGctacaaaatacatttttttcttcagTCTTAGTTCATGAGTTATTCTATTTAGTAGTCTATCTTCTATGTTACTCAACCGCGCTATTTTATGAATGGCtacttttgtttaaaattacatcattttatataaaataattaaaattctcttttttttgtgaACTGGATCAGGGTTTGTGTACTTGGAGCATCACATGGTTGGTTTTATAAATACAACACACGAGTTCATATTGATAAAATTCTGGAAAGTTTTGCCGGATATTGTCCAAATTTAGAAGCATTAGAAATACAATGGGATCCAGATACTATTCGTTTTAGTGATAAAAGTAGAAAATTCATTGATCGAATTAGGTGAGTTTTTTTAGTGATACATTGTTTTaacaataatattcaataagtaatttgtttatttggaATGACAGATAAACAATTATGTCAGGATTTCAACATTTAAAAGTAATTCATATTTAAGAAGTTGAACAATAATCATTACTTTTCTTTAGATTATGAAGTTCCTATGTAGCATACAAATGAGAAGGTTCAATTTAACTTCAGTGCTAAGTTTACATCATAGACTATTCGATAATGCTCTCATCTTCATAAAACtctgaaaaataatgaaattaaatcagttttattttgtttgataaaAAACATGTAGGACATTTCCATCGATTTGCATATCTTATTTGAAGTGAATTGTATTTGAATGAAAGTTTGGCCGACGAAATTCTTCTCAAGCTTCAATAACTATCGTGCCAATGAAGTGTAATAGTGTTTTTGAGTGTTCATGTACACAAATAGGACGTTCATAATGTTGTGTTTAACAACATTAAAACGTTAATACCTAAGATCCCTTTCATATGGAGATTACAGTTATTCAGTTATCAGTATTTTGGATTATTGATAGAAATGTCCGAAGTAATTTTAGGGGACATCTTCTaagtgaatatttttatttgtaatgtTTTTGTATTTGTACTATTAATAATCAGGATCACCCTCAATCTCTGTCGGGTTACTCATCCCATGAAACGATACCTGAATATTTCCTGTACTGACAAGTTAATCGTATTTTCTAGAGTGTCTAGCAGTAGAATTCAGAGTATTAATTTCACATCCTATTAAATGATTGATATAACAATTATGACTCAGAAGCTTAGTGAAAAATCTTCTTCATATTGAAGcaataggttctgggttcaattCTCACTACGAATATCATCACTGTGATCCGAAAATATCTAGCAGACGATTCCCGAATAAGACAACACTCCCATCCAATTTGACATTATTAAGCACTGTCGAAAATATTACCCCATGGTTATTAATAAGAAGTAAagtaaaaatattcatttccTCTATAATTTGAGAAACTTGGATACTGTTACATAAGTTCGTCTAGGATATTTTATCATCTGTACATTTAATACAGACCTTCTTCGTATTTTCTTGTTTCAGAATCAAATGTCCTCGACTGAAGTCTTTAACTCTTAGTGATGGGAAGTACTACGAAATGGTTAAAGGAAATTTCGAAAGGGCAGAATGTCCTAGAGTAGTACGCACTACAACTACGTATATTACAAGTATTATTAGCTTACTGAAACGTTATAAGGATTTGAGATTTAATTAATTCTATAAAACTTACATGTAATCGCTCTTTTAGATTTTATACAATTCACAGAAATAATCAGGTGAAAGAATAttcgaaataaaaataatgaattgcAGATAATCACTTGAAATGTCAAATTGATGTGCGAGAAAATCACAAGTCCTATAGTGCTGCCAATAAAATAACATCCAAATTTGTATGTTGTTAATTTGCCAATATTTTTTGAAATCTGCTATTGTCAAACAAATAGAAATACACAATCATACTTTATAGAAAATATGATTTTGccttttttattttagttttaacTCCATGTAATATTTTCCTTCAAAAGTAAATGTCATTTGATATTTAATGAGAGTATGCTTTAAATACGTTTAACGTCAAAGAACATTTAATAATACAAGTTTGTCTTTTAGATAGTAAAAATATTTTCTCATCTTCATAAAATCATAAATACTAACCTTTCAGTGCAGGGTTGTGGATCTTGTTTATTCATCAAAATCTGTCATGTGTACACCTTATATGACGATGAACCTTTGATTTTTACACTCGAGAAATCGTGATTAGTTCTTGTATCGGTATATTAAGTTTTTTGTTGATCCTAGATTAATTCTCTACTATTCACTCTACTCATTATTTAATTATCTTGGTGGGTTATCGTATTCGTGGGGTTCTTAATTCCTGTGTTTACTTTGTTCTAAGTACCATTCAAACTGGGAGGAAGCCATATTGTTTGTTTCACTTGCAACTCATAGTTTGAATTACCTGG
This window encodes:
- a CDS encoding hypothetical protein (EggNog:ENOG410WIPB~COG:S); the encoded protein is MMAVPWENSGICELDITSTELSAECLENFLTRIPYFTYLAAGHTDFFTDHILNTLCDSGKFKQVKAIDLSHTPALNEQSITNLLKLHGHQLHGLMLHGKATLAEYFWTTVIPYLGAIKVCVLGASHGWFYKYNTRVHIDKILESFAGYCPNLEALEIQWDPDTIRFSDKSRKFIDRIRIKCPRLKSLTLSDGKYYEMVKGNFERAECPRVVRTTTTYITSIISLLKRYKDLRFN